One part of the Bacillus sp. FJAT-45350 genome encodes these proteins:
- the yqeK gene encoding bis(5'-nucleosyl)-tetraphosphatase (symmetrical) YqeK: MDKNKALSIVKEQLTDHRYQHTIGVMATAVELSKRYGVDEKKAETAAIFHDYAKFRDKDEMRSIIIEQGFPEVFLHYGTELLHAPCGAYLVKKEVGIIDQEILDAIYYHTTGRQGMTQLEKVVYLADYIEPGRSFKGVDEVRELAKQDLDKAIIQSIVNTISFLMKKGQPIFPETLATYNELIQKGKQKGRD, from the coding sequence ATGGACAAAAATAAGGCATTATCTATCGTAAAAGAACAGTTAACTGACCATCGTTATCAACATACAATTGGTGTGATGGCGACGGCAGTCGAGCTTTCCAAACGGTATGGAGTAGATGAGAAGAAGGCAGAAACAGCAGCAATTTTCCATGACTATGCAAAGTTTCGTGATAAGGATGAAATGCGCTCAATTATAATTGAGCAAGGGTTCCCAGAGGTCTTCTTGCATTATGGAACTGAACTGCTTCATGCCCCTTGTGGAGCATATTTAGTAAAAAAAGAAGTAGGTATAATCGATCAAGAAATATTAGATGCTATTTACTATCATACAACGGGAAGACAAGGGATGACACAATTAGAAAAGGTTGTTTATTTAGCTGATTATATTGAACCTGGTCGTTCTTTCAAAGGTGTTGACGAAGTCCGAGAGCTTGCAAAGCAAGACCTTGATAAGGCAATCATCCAATCAATCGTAAACACAATCTCGTTTCTAATGAAAAAGGGACAACCAATATTTCCAGAAACACTAGCAACATATAATGAATTAATACAAAAGGGTAAGCAGAAAGGAAGGGATTGA
- the yhbY gene encoding ribosome assembly RNA-binding protein YhbY, which produces MLTGKQKRYLRSQAHHLNSIFQVGKGGVNDNMVKQISEALEVRELIKINVLQNCEYDRKEVAEELGKRVNGHLVQVIGNTIVLYKESEENKSIQLP; this is translated from the coding sequence ATGTTAACAGGTAAACAAAAACGTTATTTACGTTCACAGGCGCACCATTTAAATTCAATTTTTCAGGTAGGTAAAGGTGGCGTCAACGATAATATGGTAAAACAAATATCTGAGGCTTTAGAAGTAAGAGAGCTAATTAAGATAAATGTATTACAAAACTGTGAGTATGACCGTAAGGAAGTTGCTGAAGAACTCGGAAAAAGAGTAAATGGACACTTAGTTCAAGTGATAGGTAATACAATTGTTCTTTACAAAGAGTCAGAAGAAAATAAATCGATACAATTACCATAA
- a CDS encoding nicotinate-nucleotide adenylyltransferase produces MEKKIGILGGTFDPPHYGHLLIAEEAMCQCELDEIWFIPSQVPPHKEREDLTLSEDRMKMVELAIYENDNFFLSTVELEREGRSYTVDTMRLLTEQYPTYQFYFIIGGDMIDFLPKWESINELIQLVTFIGVKRPGYPSESPYPKHVIEIEAPQVDISSSDIRERVAEGKNIRYLLPDNVRVYIEERGLYGQK; encoded by the coding sequence ATGGAGAAAAAAATTGGAATTTTGGGAGGGACATTTGATCCTCCTCACTACGGACATTTATTAATAGCGGAAGAAGCAATGTGTCAATGTGAGCTTGATGAAATATGGTTTATTCCTTCTCAAGTTCCCCCACATAAAGAGCGAGAGGACCTAACGTTATCAGAAGATAGAATGAAGATGGTTGAATTAGCTATTTATGAAAATGATAATTTTTTCCTTTCAACAGTTGAGCTAGAAAGGGAAGGACGTTCTTATACGGTTGATACAATGCGTTTGTTGACTGAACAATATCCTACTTATCAGTTTTATTTCATTATTGGTGGAGATATGATTGATTTTTTACCTAAGTGGGAAAGTATAAATGAACTAATTCAACTAGTTACATTTATTGGGGTGAAACGACCGGGCTATCCTTCAGAATCTCCTTATCCTAAGCATGTGATTGAGATTGAAGCACCACAAGTGGACATTTCTTCGAGTGATATTCGAGAGCGGGTGGCAGAGGGGAAAAACATTCGTTATTTGCTTCCTGATAATGTTCGAGTCTATATAGAAGAGAGGGGATTATATGGACAAAAATAA
- the yqeH gene encoding ribosome biogenesis GTPase YqeH, which translates to MNEREVICAGCGVKVQTENKAELGYAPPSSLERDIIICQRCFRLKHYNEVQDVSLTDDDFLKILNTLGHTNSLIVKIVDIFDFNGSWLPGLHRFVGKNDVLLVGNKVDLLPKSLNTNRLINWMKKSSKELGLKPVDVHLISAARGDGVVELASKIDELRKGKDVYIVGCTNVGKSSFINRMIKEFGGAEELMITTSHFPGTTLDMIDIPLDDGKFLYDTPGIINHHQVAHYIDKKELKVITPKKEIKPMVFQLNEQQTLYFGGLARLDFVSGDRSSFVCHFSNELNIHRTKLEKADDLYEQHLGTLLTPPGTETKEELPPLVKYEFVLKGEKTDIVFSGLGWVSVNQKNIKVAAYVPEGVGVSVRESLI; encoded by the coding sequence GTGAATGAGAGAGAGGTAATCTGTGCAGGTTGTGGTGTTAAGGTACAAACAGAAAACAAAGCAGAATTAGGCTATGCGCCACCATCTTCCTTAGAAAGGGATATTATTATATGTCAACGCTGTTTTCGTTTGAAGCATTATAATGAAGTACAAGATGTATCATTAACTGACGACGACTTCTTGAAGATTTTAAATACACTAGGACATACAAATTCACTTATTGTAAAGATTGTCGATATTTTTGATTTTAATGGTAGTTGGTTACCTGGCTTACATCGGTTTGTAGGTAAAAACGATGTATTGTTAGTTGGGAATAAGGTTGATTTATTACCGAAGTCGTTAAATACTAACCGTTTAATTAACTGGATGAAAAAATCTTCTAAAGAATTAGGCTTAAAACCTGTGGATGTTCATTTAATTAGTGCAGCTAGAGGTGATGGTGTTGTCGAGTTAGCTAGTAAAATTGATGAGCTTAGAAAAGGAAAAGATGTTTATATCGTTGGTTGTACGAATGTTGGGAAATCATCATTTATTAATAGAATGATTAAAGAGTTTGGTGGAGCTGAAGAGTTAATGATTACTACTTCTCATTTTCCAGGAACTACATTAGACATGATCGATATTCCTTTAGATGATGGAAAGTTCTTATATGATACACCTGGAATTATTAATCATCATCAAGTAGCACATTATATAGATAAGAAAGAGTTAAAGGTCATCACTCCCAAAAAAGAAATAAAGCCAATGGTTTTTCAGTTAAATGAGCAACAAACATTATACTTTGGTGGCTTAGCAAGGCTAGATTTTGTTTCTGGAGACCGTTCGTCATTTGTTTGTCACTTTTCAAACGAATTAAATATTCATCGGACGAAACTAGAGAAGGCAGATGATTTATACGAGCAACACCTTGGAACACTTCTAACACCACCTGGAACAGAAACGAAAGAAGAACTACCGCCTTTAGTTAAATATGAATTTGTACTAAAGGGTGAAAAGACTGACATCGTATTTTCAGGATTAGGTTGGGTATCGGTTAATCAAAAAAATATAAAAGTAGCTGCATATGTTCCTGAAGGTGTAGGTGTATCTGTTCGTGAGTCATTAATATAA
- a CDS encoding CvfB family protein: MTLKPGVIETLTVARENEFGYFLSQQGEDILLHKREAKGELKEDEKVTVFLYLDHEGRLTATMEMPIISLGEMGWLKVVSQIRNQGLFLYNGTSRDVFFSMDDLPPERERWPAEGDELFVTLSTDKKGRLMAKHVYGKPIEDQSVKAGPEMYNKDVEGIVYKMGEDVEGVNILTDEKHLAFLHNDDMNSTVRLGQKIAVRVTNVREDGRLNVSQKPRKQEALSDDAEKIIQYMEGRNGAMPYWDKSQAEDIYSRFQLSKAAFKRALGKLMKEGKVYQEEGWTYFKERK; this comes from the coding sequence ATGACTTTAAAGCCAGGGGTCATTGAAACACTTACAGTTGCTAGAGAAAATGAATTTGGCTATTTTTTATCTCAGCAAGGGGAAGATATTCTACTGCACAAAAGAGAGGCAAAAGGCGAGTTGAAAGAGGATGAGAAAGTCACTGTTTTTTTATACCTCGATCATGAAGGGCGTCTTACTGCAACGATGGAGATGCCAATTATTTCACTTGGGGAGATGGGTTGGCTGAAGGTAGTAAGCCAAATTAGAAACCAAGGACTATTTTTATATAACGGTACGTCAAGAGATGTGTTTTTCTCTATGGATGACTTACCACCAGAACGTGAAAGATGGCCAGCGGAAGGTGATGAGTTATTTGTCACTTTAAGTACGGATAAAAAAGGTAGATTGATGGCTAAGCATGTATATGGTAAGCCGATTGAAGACCAATCCGTCAAGGCAGGGCCAGAGATGTATAATAAAGACGTTGAAGGAATCGTATACAAAATGGGCGAGGATGTAGAGGGTGTTAATATCTTAACAGACGAAAAACACTTAGCCTTTTTGCATAATGACGATATGAATTCAACTGTAAGACTTGGTCAAAAAATTGCGGTTCGTGTAACAAATGTTCGAGAGGATGGACGTCTCAACGTATCACAAAAACCTCGTAAACAAGAGGCTTTGTCAGATGATGCAGAAAAGATTATTCAGTATATGGAAGGCCGTAATGGTGCAATGCCTTACTGGGATAAGTCTCAAGCAGAAGATATTTATAGTCGTTTTCAATTAAGTAAAGCTGCCTTCAAACGAGCACTTGGCAAGCTAATGAAGGAAGGAAAAGTGTATCAAGAAGAAGGCTGGACATATTTTAAGGAGAGAAAATGA
- the aroE gene encoding shikimate dehydrogenase, protein MGKLFGLLGHPVGHSMSPAMHNDAFASLELSHFYHAFDVPEENLKTAVEGLKALGVSGFNVTIPHKVAIMELLDEVDQEAKIIGAVNTVVNEDGRFVGYNTDGQGYLTSLLEVTGDSLRSKSVLVIGAGGAARAIATVISNYGVKSLTICNRTIDKAKWIADNCFSNTKMDAMTLVESEKLINRYDVIINTTSVGMSPNIDEVPISVESVKKGTVVSDLIYNPLKTKFLEQAESKGAIIVNGVGMFVGQGAHAFEKWTGLSPNKEQMKKIVEEQLGG, encoded by the coding sequence ATGGGGAAATTATTTGGACTTCTTGGGCATCCGGTCGGGCATTCGATGTCTCCGGCAATGCATAATGATGCGTTTGCTTCTTTAGAGTTATCACATTTCTATCACGCATTTGATGTACCGGAGGAAAATCTTAAAACGGCAGTAGAGGGCTTAAAAGCTTTAGGTGTTTCGGGCTTTAACGTCACTATCCCACATAAAGTTGCGATTATGGAGCTACTTGATGAGGTGGATCAAGAAGCGAAGATTATTGGAGCTGTTAACACAGTTGTTAATGAAGACGGACGCTTTGTTGGATATAATACTGATGGACAAGGGTACCTAACATCTCTGTTAGAAGTAACTGGGGATAGTCTTAGATCTAAAAGTGTCTTAGTAATAGGTGCAGGAGGGGCAGCAAGGGCGATTGCTACCGTTATTTCCAATTATGGTGTTAAGTCATTAACAATTTGTAACCGCACAATTGATAAAGCCAAGTGGATAGCTGATAATTGCTTTTCAAATACGAAGATGGATGCTATGACGCTAGTAGAGTCTGAGAAGTTGATAAATCGTTATGATGTGATTATCAATACCACTTCTGTAGGTATGAGTCCAAATATTGATGAGGTACCTATCTCAGTCGAAAGTGTTAAGAAAGGCACTGTTGTTAGTGATTTAATTTATAACCCTTTGAAAACAAAATTTTTAGAGCAAGCAGAGAGCAAAGGGGCTATTATAGTAAACGGAGTAGGGATGTTTGTTGGGCAAGGTGCCCACGCATTTGAGAAATGGACAGGCCTTTCTCCAAATAAAGAACAAATGAAAAAAATAGTTGAAGAACAACTTGGAGGTTAA
- a CDS encoding sporulation histidine kinase inhibitor Sda: protein MKKLSDELLIETYFKAIELNLSKDFIELIRIEIDRRSLGDKIKLSS from the coding sequence ATGAAAAAATTATCGGACGAGCTTCTAATTGAAACATACTTTAAAGCTATTGAATTAAATCTCAGTAAAGATTTTATTGAATTAATTAGAATTGAAATTGATCGTCGTTCTTTAGGGGATAAAATCAAACTATCATCTTAA
- the rsfS gene encoding ribosome silencing factor, translated as MGEKREILQLAVTAVDDKKADNIVALNMKGISLIADYFVICHGNSEKQVQAIAFELKKQAQEYGIEIKRLEGYDQARWVLVDLGDVVVHVFHRDERTYYNLEKLWGDAPTINLEGELL; from the coding sequence ATGGGAGAAAAAAGAGAAATACTACAACTAGCGGTAACGGCTGTTGATGATAAAAAGGCTGATAATATTGTTGCTTTAAATATGAAGGGGATTTCACTGATAGCTGATTATTTTGTTATCTGCCACGGGAACTCAGAAAAACAAGTACAAGCAATTGCTTTTGAATTAAAGAAACAAGCACAGGAGTACGGTATTGAAATCAAAAGGCTAGAAGGTTACGACCAAGCACGTTGGGTGTTAGTCGATTTAGGAGATGTTGTTGTTCACGTATTCCATCGTGATGAGAGAACGTATTATAACCTAGAAAAATTATGGGGCGACGCACCTACTATTAATTTAGAAGGAGAGTTGCTGTAA